In a single window of the Porites lutea chromosome 14, jaPorLute2.1, whole genome shotgun sequence genome:
- the LOC140924253 gene encoding insulin-like growth factor 1 receptor isoform X1 has product MSTQSTGDLHVLAALYVVTLSFCASQNVPISQETNSSCIPAEPPVSSAMRNASCSFYPKITGACEDIISSRYVYGDPGFLRGSESLNARFNGYLKAGFISEGCQFYIKEMACRYLFPLCDTSLNKPRAQGICRKTCQFVLHGKYCAKELDVLRTIAQTDPDFIENLINCTRYPAANGGEASECYQHPALPGDETRNTDCYHGIGVGYRGKVNITRSGRSCQRWISQCPHRHLRIPEDVVDGQNDCNMCRNPDASAPDGPWCYTTDPKVRWEYCNISRCPPRVPSDGPSFLRGYPLNSTAIHISWERIPPLPHNEKLLGYRIRYRRLGSQLYTEKNVTSNSTEVVISRLDYRTSYEIKVNGFNEVGHGPPGNLIIVKTLQNGTIVVDINFELVINTDFHSDLLNRSSEKFIVMERNITSKINIQFNESSSFKIYEVRVLSFSRGSVNAQMLALAIVNEHTSKAEALTHFIEGFDTAFKDSLRVSALIVTEKPPPPGNLKVINVQTCYIVIKWEKPKYGSDFQIQSYSVEHRKVGSKNFTKVAALPYSQTGMIMEDLEPATEYIIRLSSINKYGTSDGVLLTQNTREDAFIKNLILTIVLPLSLAFLFIVAVCLIFRPCCQTKPREYGKIVLGKRGNWIELPRSAVEFKEKLGEGAFGEVFKGEVTISGKFRTCAIKKLRENATEKEKRDLRNELEIMATVGEHPNVINLIAACTETEPTLVVVRLAENGCLLNYLHRSTENSYMNVNQPKLSFTTSERTRIARDIANGMLHLSNKKCVHRDLAARNVLFDENFVAMISDFGLSRDVYESGEYETLSGGMLPVRWMALESLEDYTYNTKTDVWSFGIVLWEIESRGLMPYSGLGGMEVVDFLKSGQRLKQPDGCRDKIFEIMTSCWHPEPSTRPSFSEIVSSLEEELTGLQDQDTENELP; this is encoded by the exons ATGTCTACTCAGTCGACTGGTGACCTTCATGTTCTTGCTGCCCTGTACGTTGTAACCTTGTCTTTCTGTG CATCACAGAACGTCCCGATTTCACAAGAAACAAACTCCAG ctgtATTCCTGCGGAACCCCCAGTCAGCTCTGCCATGAGGAACGCGTCTTGTTCTTTTTACCCTAAAATAACTGGAGCCTGTGAAGACATCATAAGTAGTCGATATGTTTATGGGGATCCTGGTTTCTTGAGAGGAAGCGAGAGTCTCAATGCAAGGTTCAATGGTTACTTAAAAGCGGGATTTATATCGGAAGGATGCCAATTTTACATCAAGGAAATGGCCTGTCGCTATTTGTTTCCATTGTGTGATACCTCTCTAAACAAGCCTCGTGCTCAGGGGATTTGTCGTAAGACTTGCCAGTTTGTGCTCCATGGAAAGTACTGCGCAAAAGAGTTAGATGTCCTGAGAACAATTGCGCAAACAGATCCTGATTTTATCGAAAATCTAATCAACTGCACTAGATACCCCGCTGCCAATGGAGGAGAGGCATCAGAATGCTACCAACACCCTGCATTACCAG gTGACGAAACCAGAAATACAG ATTGTTACCATGGCATTGGCGTTGGATATCGTGGTAAAGTGAATATAACTCGTTCAGGCCGTTCTTGTCAGCGGTGGATTTCTCAATGCCCTCATCGTCATCTGCGGATTCCTGAAGATGTTGTTGATGGTCAGAATGACTGCAACATGTGTCGTAACCCAGATGCTAGTGCCCCGGATGGACCTTGGTGCTATACCACTGACCCTAAGGTTCGATGGGAGTACTGCAACATATCCCGCTGCCCTCCAAGAG TTCCATCTGATGGTCCGAGTTTCCTAAGAGGATATCCTCTCAACTCAACTGCAATTCACATATCCTGGGAACGTATCCCTCCACTCCCTCACAATGAAAAGCTCCTGGGATACCGCATAAGATACAGACGCCTTGGATCCCAGTTATATACTGAAAAGAATGTTACCAGTAACAGCACAGAAGTTGTGATCAGCAGACTTGACTACCGAACTTCGTATGAAATTAAAGTAAATGGCTTTAACGAAGTTGGTCACGGACCACCTGGAAACCTCATTATTGTAAAAACCTTGCAAAACG gTACCATTGTGGTTGATATAAACTTTGAGCTTGTGATCAACACTGATTTTCATAGTGATCTACTTAATAGAAGTAGCGAAAAGTTCATAGTGATGGAAAGGAATATTACCTCGAAG ATTAATATCCAGTTCAATGAGTCCTCTTCATTCAAGATTTACGAAGTCAGAGTTTTGAGCTTCAG TCGTGGAAGCGTAAACGCCCAGATGTTGGCTTTAGCCATAGTAAATGAACATACTTCAAAAGCTGAGGCTTTGACTCATTTTATAGAAGGATTTGATACTGCGTTTAAAGACAGTTTGCGTGTCTCCGCTCTTATTGTTACAG AGAAACCACCACCGCCTGGAAATTTAAAGGTAATTAACGTACAGACATGTTACATTGTAATAAAGTGGGAGAAACCAAAATATGGAAGTGATTTCCAGATTCAAAGCTACTCAGTCGAGCACAGAAAAGTAGGCTCCAAAAACTTCACCAAGGTGGCAGCCTTGCCCTATTCACAGACTGGAATGATTATGGAGGACTTAGAACCAGCCACTGAATACATAATCAGATTATCAAGCATCAACAAATATGGGACATCCGATGGTGTACTCTTGACGCAAAACACACGAGAAG ATGCATTTATTAAGAACTTGATCCTCACAATTGTGCTTCCTTTGAGTTTGGCTTTCTTATTCATCGTCGCCGTGTGCCTGATTTTTCGGCCATGTTGCCAAACAAAACCGAGAGAATATGGAAAG ATTGTGTTAGGGAAGCGCGGCAATTGGATTGAACTTCCCAGATCAGCTGTCGAGTTCAAGGAGAAGTTAGGTGAAGGGGCATTTGGAGAAGTTTTCAAGGGCGAGGTCACGATCAGCGGGAAATTTAGGACCTGTGCTATAAAGAAACTTAGAG AGAATGCtacagagaaagaaaaacgtGACCTTAGGAATGAGCTGGAGATAATGGCTACAGTTGGTGAACATCCCAATGTTATAAATCTTATAGCAGCTTGTACAGAGACAG AACCCACGTTAGTTGTCGTACGCCTGGCAGAAAATGGCTGCCTGTTAAATTATCTACATAGGAGCACAGAAAATTCGTACATGAACGTAAACCAACCGAAACTAAGCTTCACAACAAGTGAAAGAACAAGGATCGCAAGAGATATTGCAAATGGAATGCTACATCTGTCAAACAAAAAG TGCGTTCATCGTGACCTTGCAGCTCGAAATGTCCTTTTCGACGAGAATTTCGTGGCCATGATATCTGACTTTGGTTTGTCACGTGATGTATACGAAAGTGGTGAATACGAAACGTTGTCTGGG GGCATGTTGCCAGTACGTTGGATGGCTCTTGAATCCTTAGAAGATTACACCTACAACACAAAGACAGACGT GTGGTCATTTGGCATAGTATTATGGGAAATTGAATCTCGAG GTTTAATGCCGTATTCAGGATTGGGAGGAATGGAAGTTGTAGACTTTCTCAAGTCAGGACAGAGACTGAAACAACCTGATGGCTGCCGGGAtaagat CTTTGAGATCATGACCTCGTGTTGGCACCCAGAGCCCTCAACACGCCCTTCATTTAGCGAAATAGTGTCTTCGCTTGAAGAGGAATTGACG GGTCTTCAGGATCAGGACACTGAAAATGAGCTTCCATGA
- the LOC140924253 gene encoding insulin-like growth factor 1 receptor isoform X2, which produces MSTQSTGDLHVLAALYVVTLSFCASQNVPISQETNSSCIPAEPPVSSAMRNASCSFYPKITGACEDIISSRYVYGDPGFLRGSESLNARFNGYLKAGFISEGCQFYIKEMACRYLFPLCDTSLNKPRAQGICRKTCQFVLHGKYCAKELDVLRTIAQTDPDFIENLINCTRYPAANGGEASECYQHPALPDCYHGIGVGYRGKVNITRSGRSCQRWISQCPHRHLRIPEDVVDGQNDCNMCRNPDASAPDGPWCYTTDPKVRWEYCNISRCPPRVPSDGPSFLRGYPLNSTAIHISWERIPPLPHNEKLLGYRIRYRRLGSQLYTEKNVTSNSTEVVISRLDYRTSYEIKVNGFNEVGHGPPGNLIIVKTLQNGTIVVDINFELVINTDFHSDLLNRSSEKFIVMERNITSKINIQFNESSSFKIYEVRVLSFSRGSVNAQMLALAIVNEHTSKAEALTHFIEGFDTAFKDSLRVSALIVTEKPPPPGNLKVINVQTCYIVIKWEKPKYGSDFQIQSYSVEHRKVGSKNFTKVAALPYSQTGMIMEDLEPATEYIIRLSSINKYGTSDGVLLTQNTREDAFIKNLILTIVLPLSLAFLFIVAVCLIFRPCCQTKPREYGKIVLGKRGNWIELPRSAVEFKEKLGEGAFGEVFKGEVTISGKFRTCAIKKLRENATEKEKRDLRNELEIMATVGEHPNVINLIAACTETEPTLVVVRLAENGCLLNYLHRSTENSYMNVNQPKLSFTTSERTRIARDIANGMLHLSNKKCVHRDLAARNVLFDENFVAMISDFGLSRDVYESGEYETLSGGMLPVRWMALESLEDYTYNTKTDVWSFGIVLWEIESRGLMPYSGLGGMEVVDFLKSGQRLKQPDGCRDKIFEIMTSCWHPEPSTRPSFSEIVSSLEEELTGLQDQDTENELP; this is translated from the exons ATGTCTACTCAGTCGACTGGTGACCTTCATGTTCTTGCTGCCCTGTACGTTGTAACCTTGTCTTTCTGTG CATCACAGAACGTCCCGATTTCACAAGAAACAAACTCCAG ctgtATTCCTGCGGAACCCCCAGTCAGCTCTGCCATGAGGAACGCGTCTTGTTCTTTTTACCCTAAAATAACTGGAGCCTGTGAAGACATCATAAGTAGTCGATATGTTTATGGGGATCCTGGTTTCTTGAGAGGAAGCGAGAGTCTCAATGCAAGGTTCAATGGTTACTTAAAAGCGGGATTTATATCGGAAGGATGCCAATTTTACATCAAGGAAATGGCCTGTCGCTATTTGTTTCCATTGTGTGATACCTCTCTAAACAAGCCTCGTGCTCAGGGGATTTGTCGTAAGACTTGCCAGTTTGTGCTCCATGGAAAGTACTGCGCAAAAGAGTTAGATGTCCTGAGAACAATTGCGCAAACAGATCCTGATTTTATCGAAAATCTAATCAACTGCACTAGATACCCCGCTGCCAATGGAGGAGAGGCATCAGAATGCTACCAACACCCTGCATTACCAG ATTGTTACCATGGCATTGGCGTTGGATATCGTGGTAAAGTGAATATAACTCGTTCAGGCCGTTCTTGTCAGCGGTGGATTTCTCAATGCCCTCATCGTCATCTGCGGATTCCTGAAGATGTTGTTGATGGTCAGAATGACTGCAACATGTGTCGTAACCCAGATGCTAGTGCCCCGGATGGACCTTGGTGCTATACCACTGACCCTAAGGTTCGATGGGAGTACTGCAACATATCCCGCTGCCCTCCAAGAG TTCCATCTGATGGTCCGAGTTTCCTAAGAGGATATCCTCTCAACTCAACTGCAATTCACATATCCTGGGAACGTATCCCTCCACTCCCTCACAATGAAAAGCTCCTGGGATACCGCATAAGATACAGACGCCTTGGATCCCAGTTATATACTGAAAAGAATGTTACCAGTAACAGCACAGAAGTTGTGATCAGCAGACTTGACTACCGAACTTCGTATGAAATTAAAGTAAATGGCTTTAACGAAGTTGGTCACGGACCACCTGGAAACCTCATTATTGTAAAAACCTTGCAAAACG gTACCATTGTGGTTGATATAAACTTTGAGCTTGTGATCAACACTGATTTTCATAGTGATCTACTTAATAGAAGTAGCGAAAAGTTCATAGTGATGGAAAGGAATATTACCTCGAAG ATTAATATCCAGTTCAATGAGTCCTCTTCATTCAAGATTTACGAAGTCAGAGTTTTGAGCTTCAG TCGTGGAAGCGTAAACGCCCAGATGTTGGCTTTAGCCATAGTAAATGAACATACTTCAAAAGCTGAGGCTTTGACTCATTTTATAGAAGGATTTGATACTGCGTTTAAAGACAGTTTGCGTGTCTCCGCTCTTATTGTTACAG AGAAACCACCACCGCCTGGAAATTTAAAGGTAATTAACGTACAGACATGTTACATTGTAATAAAGTGGGAGAAACCAAAATATGGAAGTGATTTCCAGATTCAAAGCTACTCAGTCGAGCACAGAAAAGTAGGCTCCAAAAACTTCACCAAGGTGGCAGCCTTGCCCTATTCACAGACTGGAATGATTATGGAGGACTTAGAACCAGCCACTGAATACATAATCAGATTATCAAGCATCAACAAATATGGGACATCCGATGGTGTACTCTTGACGCAAAACACACGAGAAG ATGCATTTATTAAGAACTTGATCCTCACAATTGTGCTTCCTTTGAGTTTGGCTTTCTTATTCATCGTCGCCGTGTGCCTGATTTTTCGGCCATGTTGCCAAACAAAACCGAGAGAATATGGAAAG ATTGTGTTAGGGAAGCGCGGCAATTGGATTGAACTTCCCAGATCAGCTGTCGAGTTCAAGGAGAAGTTAGGTGAAGGGGCATTTGGAGAAGTTTTCAAGGGCGAGGTCACGATCAGCGGGAAATTTAGGACCTGTGCTATAAAGAAACTTAGAG AGAATGCtacagagaaagaaaaacgtGACCTTAGGAATGAGCTGGAGATAATGGCTACAGTTGGTGAACATCCCAATGTTATAAATCTTATAGCAGCTTGTACAGAGACAG AACCCACGTTAGTTGTCGTACGCCTGGCAGAAAATGGCTGCCTGTTAAATTATCTACATAGGAGCACAGAAAATTCGTACATGAACGTAAACCAACCGAAACTAAGCTTCACAACAAGTGAAAGAACAAGGATCGCAAGAGATATTGCAAATGGAATGCTACATCTGTCAAACAAAAAG TGCGTTCATCGTGACCTTGCAGCTCGAAATGTCCTTTTCGACGAGAATTTCGTGGCCATGATATCTGACTTTGGTTTGTCACGTGATGTATACGAAAGTGGTGAATACGAAACGTTGTCTGGG GGCATGTTGCCAGTACGTTGGATGGCTCTTGAATCCTTAGAAGATTACACCTACAACACAAAGACAGACGT GTGGTCATTTGGCATAGTATTATGGGAAATTGAATCTCGAG GTTTAATGCCGTATTCAGGATTGGGAGGAATGGAAGTTGTAGACTTTCTCAAGTCAGGACAGAGACTGAAACAACCTGATGGCTGCCGGGAtaagat CTTTGAGATCATGACCTCGTGTTGGCACCCAGAGCCCTCAACACGCCCTTCATTTAGCGAAATAGTGTCTTCGCTTGAAGAGGAATTGACG GGTCTTCAGGATCAGGACACTGAAAATGAGCTTCCATGA